Proteins found in one Verrucomicrobiota bacterium genomic segment:
- a CDS encoding ThuA domain-containing protein, which translates to MKSTHGIAMKFLTVLLSTLALTTCSQTHAGDWVVYDGKDGPGKGKHIVFVTGDEEYRSEEGMPMLAKILAVRHGFKCTVLFPINPADGAIDPNNQTNIVGLEHLKSADMMVLFTRFREPPDDQMKYFEDFLKSGKPILGIRTSTHAFEIKRNKQSRYLKWDWRSKEWPGGFGQQVLGDTWISHHGNHGKESTRGVINPELKNHPTLRGVDDIWGPTDVYGIIHLPKDTQILVHGQVLEGMNPSDKPVVGKKNEPMMPLIWTRNYTGESGKTSRIIGATIGAAPDLESEGLRRLLVNACYWGVGLENRIPAKSNVDYVGEFKPTFFGFGKFKRGVKPADHELR; encoded by the coding sequence CAGTCCTGCTGAGCACCCTCGCGCTCACCACCTGTTCGCAAACCCACGCCGGTGATTGGGTGGTCTATGACGGCAAGGATGGCCCCGGCAAAGGCAAACACATCGTCTTTGTCACCGGCGACGAAGAATATCGCTCCGAAGAAGGCATGCCCATGCTGGCCAAGATTCTCGCGGTCCGGCACGGCTTCAAGTGCACCGTCCTCTTCCCGATCAATCCCGCCGACGGCGCCATTGATCCGAATAACCAGACCAACATCGTCGGGCTGGAGCACCTCAAGTCCGCGGACATGATGGTCCTGTTCACGCGCTTTCGCGAGCCGCCGGATGACCAGATGAAATACTTTGAGGACTTCCTGAAATCCGGCAAACCGATCCTGGGCATCCGTACTTCCACGCACGCGTTCGAGATCAAGCGCAACAAGCAAAGCCGCTATTTGAAGTGGGACTGGCGCAGCAAGGAATGGCCCGGCGGCTTCGGCCAGCAGGTGCTCGGCGACACCTGGATCAGCCATCACGGCAATCACGGCAAGGAAAGCACGCGCGGCGTCATCAATCCGGAGCTGAAAAATCATCCGACCCTGCGCGGCGTCGATGACATCTGGGGCCCGACGGACGTGTACGGCATCATCCATCTGCCCAAAGACACTCAGATCCTGGTGCATGGCCAGGTGCTGGAAGGCATGAATCCGAGCGACAAACCAGTCGTGGGCAAAAAGAACGAGCCGATGATGCCGCTGATCTGGACTCGGAATTACACGGGCGAAAGCGGCAAGACCTCGCGCATTATCGGCGCCACCATCGGCGCTGCGCCGGACCTGGAAAGCGAGGGCTTGCGGCGTTTGTTGGTCAACGCGTGCTATTGGGGCGTGGGTCTGGAAAACAGAATTCCGGCCAAAAGCAACGTCGATTACGTCGGCGAATTCAAGCCCACGTTCTTCGGCTTTGGGAAATTCAAGCGCGGCGTGAAGCCAGCGGATCACGAGCTAAGGTAA